A region from the Acyrthosiphon pisum isolate AL4f chromosome A1, pea_aphid_22Mar2018_4r6ur, whole genome shotgun sequence genome encodes:
- the LOC100573550 gene encoding T-box transcription factor T codes for MPQTRFMAVTAYQNEEVTKLKIKYNPFAKAFKDTKVKSEEKDRREHQDVYQPALGYENNLNFSHHENYNAPTTSDDWLSQYGGQREPMNRCQCTACYFVKPQVNHKKCVPINSSGQDYEHTTYQPASYSWTQLGG; via the exons ATGCCTCAGACCAGGTTTATGGCAGTCACGGCATATCAAAATGAAGAG GTGACTaaacttaaaatcaaatataatccATTTGCCAAGGCATTTAAAGACACCAAAGTCAAGTCTGAGGAAAAGGATAGAAGAGAACATCAAGATGTTTATCAGCCAGCACTTGGATATG aaaataacttGAACTTTTCTCACCACGAGAATTATAATGCACCAACAACATCTGATGATTGGTTATCTCAGTACGGAGGCCAAAGAGAACCAATGAACCGATGTCAATGCACAGCTTGTTATTTTGTCAAGCCACAAGTTAATCATAAAAAGTGTGTCCCTATTAACAGTTCTGGCCAAGACTATGAACACACCACGTATCAGCCAGCATCCTACAGTTGGACACAATTGGGAggataa